The Anguilla rostrata isolate EN2019 chromosome 18, ASM1855537v3, whole genome shotgun sequence genome has a window encoding:
- the LOC135244390 gene encoding peroxiredoxin-like 2A produces the protein MGMLSLGLGAVGVAIAGVFLANTDFCLTGAEQATLEYLENADLKTIGDEEKMFKAGTLWEKSGAVVVAVRRPGUFLCREEASRLSSLKPQLEELGVPLFALVKEHIGTQIQDFRPHFAGDIFLDEQQIFYGPQQRKMGGLGFIRLGVWLNFFRAWKAGYQGNMEGEGFVLGGVFVIGAGKQGILLEHREKEFGNIVSSEVVLDAVKKIQKID, from the exons ATGGGTATGCTATCCCTGGGCCTGGGTGCGGTTGGCGTGGCCATTGCCGGGGTCTTCCTCGCCAACACGGATTTCTGCTTGACTGGTGCAGAACAGGCCACTTTGGAGTACCTGGAGAACGCCGACCTGAAAACTATTGGAGACG aggagaagatgttcaaagcCGGGACTCTGTGGGAGAAGTCTGGGGCAGTGGTCGTGGCTGTCCGGCGGCCTGGATGATTTTTGTGCAGAGAG GAGGCCTCTAGGCTGTCCTCTCTGAAGccccagctggaggagctgggagTCCCTCTGTTTGCCTTGGTGAAGGAGCACATAGGCACACAGATTCAGGACTTCAGACCACACTTCGCTGGGGACATCTTCCTGGATGAGCAG CAAATCTTCTATGGTCCTCAGCAGAGGAAAATGGGGGGGTTGGGCTTCATCCGGCTGGGCGTGTGGCTGAACTTCTTTCGGGCGTGGAAGGCAGGTTACCAGGGCAACATGGAAGGGGAGGGCTTTGTTCTTGGCGGAGTCTTTGTcattggagcagggaaacag GGAATTCTGCTGGAACACCGGGAGAAGGAGTTTGGGAATATTGTTAGCAGCGAGGTCGTTCTTGATGCAGTGAAGAAGATCCAGAAGATAGATTAA